gggaacagacttcgaccctaacataagaggaaacataggagGAACAAACTTTGAtcctaacctaaggggaaacatagggggaacagacttcgaccctaacataagaggaaacataggaggaacagactttgaccctaacctaaggggaaacataggaggAACAGACTTTGACCCTAacataaggggaaacatagggggaacagacttcgaccctaacctaaggggaaacatagggggaacagactttgaccctaacataaggggaaacatagggggaacagactttgaccctaacctaaggggaaacataggaggaacagacttcgaccctaacctaaggggaaacataggaggaacagacttcgaccctaacctaaggggaaacataggaggaacagactttgaccctaacctaaggggaaacatagggggaacagactttgacccTAACCTAAGGGGGAACATAGGGGGAACAAACTTTGaccctaacctaaggggaaacatagggggaacagacttcgaccctaacataagaggaaacataggagGAACAAACTTTGAtcctaacctaaggggaaacatagggggaacagacttcgaccctaacataagaggaaacataggaggaacagactttgaccctaacctaaggggaaacataggaggAACAGACTTTGACCCTAacataaggggaaacatagggggaacagactttgaccctaacctaaggggaaacataggaggaacagacttcgaccctaacctaaggggaaacatagggggaacagactttgaccctaacataaggggaaacatagggggaacagactttgaccctaacctaaggggaaacataggaggAACAGACTTGACCTAACCTAAGGAAACATAGGAGGAACAGACTTGaccctaacctaaggggaaacataggaggaacagacttcgaccctaacctaaggggaaacatagggggaacagactttgacccTAACCTAAGGGGGAACATAGGGGGAACAAACTTTGaccctaacctaaggggaaacataggaggaacagacttcgaccctaacctaaggggaaacataggaggaacagacttcgaccctaacctaaggggaaacataggaggAACAGACTTCGACCCTAACCTAAGggaaaacatagggggaacagactttgaccctaacctaaggggaaacataggaggaacagacttcgaccctaacctaaggggaaacataggaggaacagacttcaaccctaacctaaggggaaacatagggggaacagactttgaccctaacctaaggggaaacataggaggaacagacttcgaccctaacctaaggggaaacataggaggaacagacttcgaccctaacctaaggggaaacatagggggaacagactttgaccctaacctaaggggaaacataggaggAACAGACTTCGACCCTAACCtaagggaaacataggggaacagactttgaccctaacctaaggggaaacataggaggaacagacttcgaccctaacctaaggggaaacataggaggaacagacttcgaccctaacctaaggggaaacatagtgggaacagactttgaccctaacataaggggaaacatagggggaacaaacTTTGACCCTAacataaggggaaacataggaggAATAAACTTTGACCCTAacataaggggaaacatagggggaataaACTTTGaccctaacctaaggggaaacatgggggaacaAACTTTGACCCTAacataaggggaaacatagggggaacaaacTTTGACCCTAACATAACGGGAAACATAGGAGGAATAAACTTTGaccctaacctaaggggaaacataggaggaacagacttcgaccctaacctaaggggaaacataggaggaacagacttcgaacctaacctaaggggaaacatagggggaacagacttcaaccctaacctaaggggaaacataggggaacagacttcgaccctaacctaaggggaaacataggaggaacagacttcgaacctaacctaaggggaaacatagggggaacagacttcaaccctaacctaaggggaaacataggaggAACAGACTTTGACCCTAacataaggggaaacataggaggAATAAACTTTGACCCTAacataaggggaaacatagggggaacaaacTTTGACCCTAacataaggggaaacataggaggAATAAACTTTGACCCTAacataaggggaaacatagggggaacaaacTTTGACCCTAacataaggggaaacatagggggaataaACTTTGACCCTAACCTAAGGGGAATAATAGGAGGAACAGACTTCGaccctaacctaaggggaaacataggaggaacagacttcgaacctaacctaaggggaaacatagggggaacagacttcaaccctaacctaaggggaaacataggaggAATAAACTTTGACCCTAACCTCTAAGATGAATAGAGCTGTTTAGACGTGATGTCAATTGTAggtgaacccggaagtctaattCGTCAAGGGTTCCTTCGTGATTTTCCAATGGGTtattataatggggtttttggaCTTATGTGTAAAATAAGGCAAAACATTGGCAAACATTATTTGACGATATGATATGTTTCCAACATATATAACacacctcaaacatgaattttgaagccaccatgtgtattttaaaaaatgtatataattcaatacagcttcaaaattcacgtttgatgtTTGAGTGTttcatttatgttgtagaacaaaacgtccataTATCATCATGTAATGTTTAACACAGACCTTATTTgtcccataggaaaatccagagggaacccatggcaaataCTCTTCTGGGTTTctggactacaagctgaacagctctatatgggggatgtagaaaaggaagtcccgccttccaGGTGAAAGAGCCAaacacattttagatacagacctGTCAGTtaactcaaaaacacaaacattagCTGGACCTATCtgaaattactattattattttattattactatacaGATATGACTTCTGATTTGATAATAATCTTCAactgtttttaagatttttggTCTTTCttcattcaagtagatatgacagcgtcagtcaccattcattttcattgcatcattttaCAATAGaccctaacatcttttgtgttccatagaagaaataatgtcatatgggtttggaatgacatgagggtgagtaaatgattacttttttgaggggtgaactatccctttaagtgtctaaTGTTTCTTTTGGAAGGTCTTTCTGACCACAAATGGAAAAAACATGAGctctttgtatatattttttgtgacaAATTAAAGGAAATAGAGCCTTAGAATACAGCAGACCATGAAAATAACTCTTACTAATGGGAAAATTCTGCCATaatgtgtgtggtttttttttctgGCAAATCTCTGCCATAGCTTGCGTGTACTTTTATTGATAAGAAAGGTAATTTACtgaattatataaaatgttagtGTGCCAACAGGAATCCAGAGATGGACTAGACTTCATGCCGAAAAAGCATCTTGACCACAAGTGTCTCAATTCTTAGCATAAGAATGCTGGAGTGTATTCTGTCTAAATTATTTCATTGTGACTGTTGAATTTATGTGAAAGGAATCATGGAATTCAGTCTGTCATTTGCTTTAGTCTCTTTGTGTTTGCATGAGATGTACGCAAgagtgagtttgtttgtttgcatgtcaGACCAGCGTGCCTGGTGTGGGTCTGTCATTACTGGTCTCTTTAATTGTCATATCCTGCATTTTAGACGAAAAGTTGTCATGGTACGAAGAGAGCTCCACCGACCTATTTggaacataaaaaagaaaatgggTCAAAATCAATATATCTTATACACAAACCAATTAATAAGGTCAGTAActgtttttccattcattttgGGATACTGCATAAAAAAGCTGGATGAAAACGCCAAGATGCGAAGGAAATCTACAAAAAGTGCATAAAAAACGTAGACGCTCGCTTGAGGTGAATAGCAAAGCATCTCAAATGTTGCTCTGGAGCTAAAGTAtgtccaaaaatgtaaaaatgtgtctatttcaaggtttaaatttgatttaaaatactaaatttaCAGTTTTGGAAATCACGGTTTTCCATGACAACAAGGACATCTTATATACAGCGATATATTTATTACCTGTTACAAATGTATATTCTAATTCAATTACCTTCCGTGTAGAGGATGACCATGAAGCATGGCCGACTGGGGCAGCTGTGGATAGGGTGTGTCTCCTTGAAAGGACTGTGGCTGGTGTTTGAGGGGCGGGTGTGGGTGCGAGTTGTGCAGAGAGGACGTTGTACGCCTGCGTTGAGTCTGTGTCCCCTCTTTGCACTTCGCTCCATTGACCGTCTGCCCCACTGCGTTGCGCAGATACCAGTCTCTCAACCCCTCAAGCGCTAGGGCCTTGTGCAGGCTGCGTGTGGGGTCATCAGGGGTCGTGGGGGCGGATGACTCGAAGGGATAGTGGGGCGGTCTATGGGGGTTGTCTGTCGGCTGGTAATGCACTGCATTATTGGctgtagaaaaaagaaaacagacaaCAAAACAACGAATTATTCAACTAGACAACACAATCTCTAatttctctcacacacatctCTATCCTGACCTATTTCATGAGATTTCTGgagtttaaaggcatagttcaccccaaaaagaaaattctctcataatcaCCCTcactccatcccagatgtgtgtgtctttctttcttttgctgaacacaaccgAAAATGTTagtatatttaagctctgtagatccatacaattcaactgaatggtaaccagaactttgaaactccaaaaagcacataaaggcagcataaaagtacaacATTAAATTCCATTGGTTAAATCTAGATCTTTAggagcaatatgataagtgtgggtgagaaactttaAAAGCCGAAAAGTTatgtttcactataaatctttactttcactttcacttccaccttttgtttttaagatttgcattctttgtgcatatttcatagtataaaatgtcttaaatattgatccgtttctcacccacacctatcatatcacttctgaagacattaaagaTTTAaccctggagtcatatggattacgtttatgctgcttttatatgctcctgtacctttaaaaatgtggtcaccattcacttgcatagtatggaccttTGTACAGCCCTGAAATACACTgtctgtcatacacatctgggatggcattaggttgagtattcaattaaattattgttattttatctcTTTAAACTACTCCCCTATTCTACACTTCTAAActctatattaatatattattatattaatttttaagTCTGTCGATTTAATGCTTTGTTTCAATGTGATTAATTCtataagaatgttttttttaattaaatacacaGTTAATCTTGATCTATGTTCAGGGGGACCATacttaaattctgtaataaggaattgattacttttatttgtAATTGAAATGTAACTGTACCATTGGACGTGTTGTTCTCCGTATATGCAGAGAGTACGATAGACTCTTGCTGGTGCTGTTGTGTGGGCACAAACGGGCCACAGGACTTTGTGCGAGTCACTTTGACCCTCCGTGGCTCTCCAGGTTTGCCTCTCAGCATCAGGGGGCTGTATGCCGGAGGTCCAGTGCCCAGGATAAGCTGCTGTGAATGTGGAAATCCATTCTTGTAGGGTGGGGGCGGAGCATTGGAACACTCGGTCCACGGACACGTTTTTGCACCGTTCTGGACATGCAGTCTTTGTTGTTGCTGCACCTGCATCTTCTGTTGCTTTCCCCAGACATAATCCATGAGAATCTCACTGTAACCGACACCTCCATTGGTGCCTCGACCTACCACACCCGAGCGAACGCGACTCAGTTCGGTGTGGCCGTTTACTTGGCGGTCAGGGCTGCTCCACTGAGCCTGTTTTAAAGTCGTGTCCATTATTGCTTCCGAGCTTTTGTATGGTCCGTTGCGTACGGGCATACCTGATCTTTGAATTCCCTCCTCCGCTATGGTGGCGTTACGGTCGAGTAGAGTCTCAGAACTGTTGCTGCGTCGTGTATGAGAGCTGTGAGGGCCACCTCCCTGCTCGTAGGACCCTGAGGATGAACCCTCCTGAGACTGTAAAGATACCAGATGTGGTGCCTCGGGATTGTCTGACCACAGCTTCACAGCAGCAGTGCCGCCTGATGATTCTGACCtacacaaataatacaaattacaaattaataAATGCCAAAAAATAGGGCTGGTTGGGTCAGAAATTAACAGTTATTATGGGCCAATTTTTGCACCCTGGATCAGATTTTTAGGGGCATTTTTACTTTAATGATGGCGTTTAAAAAGTGTGTCATAATTTTATACTTGAATTTAATAaagatattaatataaattccAAATTAATTCAGAAAGGCTGTTACCAAAACATTTAAATCTCATATTTTGTGATTATATGTATTAGGAAAATATATCAGATGTTTCAAATAAAGAGGAGAAAATTCATTTAAGGTCATTTTGTGCCCCAAAACTTTAAATATTAGGGGCATTTTTGTCGCTTTCAGGTGGCATTTATGCAACAAACCCCCAATAATTTATGACCCCTACACTATTTCATATCTATGTTttccactaaatgaacacaagagaTATGTTTGTCATATTTATCATTGAATTGGACAGTTCGAAATTGAAAAAAGAAGCActtttaaaatatcttaatataGCCAAAAAtatgtatcattattttattttacaacattTCATTTGTACCTCAATATTGATGTATACCACTCTAAAGTggctaaaaatattattattatttttttcactcaaagaaaccatcatttcaaccaaacagcaaTTGTTGCCAAATAGGCTATATTAACTATAAACATAAGGACTTAAATTTAGTAAAAATCTACACCTGTCTTTCACCTAATGAACACAAGAAAGAAAGCTGATTTTTTTATACTTATGTACTGTTTATATACAGTACCAGGGTCAAAAATTAAGGGGGATTTGGGGGCAAAAATGTGAcggaaagtgacaaaaatgccctcATAATTTATAATGTTGGGGAAAAATAatggtttttttatttgttacatcTGATTTAGGTCCTAATATTCTATTCCAGACCTAGTTAtgcattttttttccctcttgtTAATGTTAATGAGCTGGTTAAATTTAAGCATTTAACCAAAAAGGATGACTCacactatatttttatataattataaaacacTGCCCTAATGAAAGTACTGTAAAAAATGCCCCTCAGAATCAAATGCAAGGGGGGAAATATTGCCCCATCATtgtaaagttaatttctgacactgatatCTACCAATATAACAATGCACAGTAATGAACAACAACAtttagtggattttttttttttttacgaaaacATTTTACGACACAAAATGTCAAACAGGGATTTTTATTGGTGAGCAATTAAATGACTGAATCAGTGTTTTGAAATGATTCATTGAATTGAACCGTTCAAAACTGACTGACAGAAATCCACCAGACTACCCAAGTATATCAAATATGATGTTTAAACAAAGAAGCACATTAAAATGTCTGTCTTAACGCTCTCATACTCACAAGTTACAAAAGTATCCCAAAGACACAGATGTAAGAAAACTTCaattaacaaattaaacaaaaaatgacCAATGATAGATCACAGCGACATTCACTATGTTACTTAATTGTATATGAGTTGTAGCCATATTTGTACAAGTTGTTTTATGAAGTATTAGTGTCTTAACAACTTTATGCTTATGTCCACcgttgaaagtgcctacaataggcacgcgagtgtcagaactggactaTAGAGAAGTGGAAGAATgacgcctggtccgatgagttctgttttcttttacatcacgtggacggccgtgcatgtgtgcaccgtttacctggggaagtgattgcACGAGGACACACTGTGGTaggacgacaagccggtggagggagtgcgatgctctgggcaatgttctgctggaaatCCCTGGGTCTGGCctttcatgtggacgtcaatttgacacgtgccacctacctaaacattgttgcagaccaggtacaccccttcatggcaatggcatTCCCatttagcaggataatgcgccctgccacactgcacacattgtttgggaatggtttgaggaatatgATGCTGGACCAACATGTCCAATCCATGGTGattccacctcgcaacttacaagaacacaggacaccttcaggggtcttgcagagtccatgcctcggcgagtcggcgctgttttggcggcaagcgaggaccaacagcatataaggcaggtggtcataatgttctggctcatCGGTGTATGTTTTGTTGCATTGTATTCACATTTAgcgtacctgcatttaattatatctgtagttacactgttaaccttagcCCTTACCCGAAACCCTAACCCTTTCTGTACCTCAAACTCAgtggcagcaaatgtgaatcctatgagaattttgcagaacaacaaatagttacacaataaatacattgtattgaatgtaatttaatgttagtacgtagtagttaaagacacctaatatacaGTGGGACCGTATTTGATATGTGCCTTTGATTATGAGGCATTTTTAAGATGATGTTGTCATGTGATTTCTTAACTGGTGCTCATTGGTTAATATGGGTGTGCTTATATGAAGAGTCTGATAAAGAGCTTGTAGCTCAAAATgtcacatttctgtctcttggtGAGCTTATTAAAGTGATTTGGGAGCAACAGAGTGCTGACTTTTGTGTGTTTTGATAGCTTAATTTTATTCTGCCAACAAAATCGTTATGAATATAtcataaatattcaatatatactgCCCAGCCCTAAACAACTTTATAAAAGCATTATTAGAGTGACAACAAAGGGAAAAACCCTGTTTAAGTGAACCTCTCCTTTAAGGAATCAAACACAGTTCATAAGTCTCTATGCTGTTTGCCATGTCTCTGTGGCACAACAGTTTACTCTGTACGTGTAATTGGATTGAGTAGAGAATAATGGGTGTTTAGGCTCAACATCCAAGCGCATCCATTACTTCATTATGTTATTGCAAATAagtaatttaatcaaaatgtttgcGCCATTATCAATTCAGGGCTTTTTAACTGTAATATAAACCGTTAGCTAAGTGTCTCTTTGGCTCTGATAACAATGAACAGTGCCCGAGTCAGCATGCGAGCTGATTTGAGTGGTATTTCATAGTGTGCTTGTTTGCGCATGCATGTGTTTAAAAACCTGATGTGGAGTCCTGTTATTCCATTCCGGGACAGGAGTGGAGTTGCCGGTACACTTCTACCTTCCAAATTGGACACACTCCTTGTAAGAGTGTGATTCGGGCTGAGAGAGAAATAAAAGTGTAGTTAAGTCTTCTTGTTGTGAATCAAGCACAACTTCAACAAACACTCTCACTGTTGTGTCGGTATTttgcataatataatttattaaaacacaTAGTTTGGTTCTGGGTGCTGATTGGTTAAcgttcacaatatagcacagtcTCTCATACCTGCTTAAATATCATTGAGTAGCAAAGCGCCTCTATTCTTGAATCGGCTTTTAAATACAAACCACATCATCTTCTTTTCCATCTAAATGACTTAACTGTAGCCCAGCTAATGAATGCTGATTCATCTTTGGAtctaaaaatggtgaaaaaaacaGCTGTTTCCACTTTCACACGCTGAGCATGAGAGGAAATTCTGCTGCGTGTACCTGGCTGAGCTGGTCACAGAGTTGCGGCGCGTTTTAATCTCGTAGTAGATCTCCACGGGGGAGAGTTTGCGAGAAAACCTGTTGTCTGGACTCCCCAAGACCAGCCGGGGCGACAGACTGTCAGAGGCTTCTtcttctgagagagagagagagagagagagagagagagagagagagacagagagtgtcgATTAAACATCTTGTAGCACTTGTTAACACAGACTTTTAGAGGAAATTGAAAACTGTGCATGATAAAGACAAATGACATTTTCCTGAGTTACTTAGAGAACATTTGCTGAAAAAGAGATCTGCAGGTGCTGTGCGAAGTTTATTGGCTAAAACGGGATCTATTGAACAACCAATTCCAAGTTATCAAAAATACTAAGAACAATTCCAATTGCtgagaaagctaaaaaaaaaaaactgtttaatgtgTCCTTGATCATTTCTCAgtaacaataaggttgtattattaattatatatgtaCATGAATCAATGCAATAGTTAATGAACTAATAGTGAACAATGCTTTTATGGCAGATTcatgtttaagggatagttcacgcaaaaatgaaaattctgtcattatttactcaccctcatgccatcccagatgtgtatgactttatttattctgctgaacacaaaggaagatttttagaagaatatctcagttatgtaggtccatacaatacaagttaatggtTTTCaggcttttgaagctccaaaaagcacataaaggcagcaaaaagatAATctataggactccagtggtttaatccatgtcttctgaagcgatccagttgattttggatgagaacagagcaaaatatatctcctttttcactgtacattttgccatttcagtctctaggcaccatcatgacttcaagctcgattacacttcctagcgctctACACATACGCAGAATTATAGGTGGCggtataggaagtgtaatcgagcttgaaaccaTCATCGAAAAGGAGACTGA
This window of the Xyrauchen texanus isolate HMW12.3.18 chromosome 27, RBS_HiC_50CHRs, whole genome shotgun sequence genome carries:
- the LOC127621466 gene encoding uncharacterized protein LOC127621466 isoform X2, producing the protein MFPLRLGSKSVPPMFPLRLGSKFIPPMFPLMLGSKFIPPMFPLMLGSKFVPPMFPLMLGSKSVPTMFPLRLGSKSVPPMFPLRLGSKSVPPMFPLRLGSKSVPPMFPLRLGSKSVPPMFPLRLGSKSVPPMFPLRLGSKSVPPMFPLRLGSKSVPPMFPLRLGLKSVPPMFPLRLGSKSVPPMFPLRLGSKSVPPMFPLRLGSKSVPPMFPLRLGSKSVPPMFPLRLGSKFVPPMFPLRLGSKSVPPMFPLRLGSKSVPPMFPLRLGSKSVPPMFPLMLGSKSVPPMFPLRLGSKSVPPMFPLRLGSKSVPPMFPLMLGSKSVPPMFPLRLGSKSVPPMFPLMLGSKSVPPMFPLRLGSKFVPPMFPLMLGSKSVPPMFPLRLGSKFVPPMFPLRLGSKSVPPMFPLRLGSKSVPPMFPLRLGSKSVPPMFPLRLGSKSVPPMFPLRLGSKSVPPMFPLMLGSKSVPPMFPLRLGSKSVPPMFPLMLGSKSVPPMFPLRLGSKSVPPMFPLMLGSKSVPPMFPLRLVLKSVTRYV
- the LOC127621466 gene encoding coiled-coil domain-containing protein 120-like isoform X1; translation: MEVKSHLITGPDLQAGLDSKQRAERMVQLQDRRRSLQSLLNTRLAELRQVCLQEAELTGEVPHEYPLETGEKPPLVRRIVGLSRSGSKYNTKNEEEDSSQRKTKKTLFSGALRRHVDSEQHPPHGKRTVHRGCHTDNTVKSENSSTSDSTNQDTEEASDSLSPRLVLGSPDNRFSRKLSPVEIYYEIKTRRNSVTSSASPNHTLTRSVSNLEGRSVPATPLLSRNGITGLHIRSESSGGTAAVKLWSDNPEAPHLVSLQSQEGSSSGSYEQGGGPHSSHTRRSNSSETLLDRNATIAEEGIQRSGMPVRNGPYKSSEAIMDTTLKQAQWSSPDRQVNGHTELSRVRSGVVGRGTNGGVGYSEILMDYVWGKQQKMQVQQQQRLHVQNGAKTCPWTECSNAPPPPYKNGFPHSQQLILGTGPPAYSPLMLRGKPGEPRRVKVTRTKSCGPFVPTQQHQQESIVLSAYTENNTSNANNAVHYQPTDNPHRPPHYPFESSAPTTPDDPTRSLHKALALEGLRDWYLRNAVGQTVNGAKCKEGTQTQRRRTTSSLHNSHPHPPLKHQPQSFQGDTPYPQLPQSAMLHGHPLHGRSVELSSYHDNFSSKMQDMTIKETSNDRPTPGTLV